From a region of the Pseudoclavibacter endophyticus genome:
- the ybeY gene encoding rRNA maturation RNase YbeY translates to MSIEINNETTADVDEARVLRLATFALDHLHVHPDADLAVQFVDVGAMEELHVQWMDEPGPTDVLSFPMDELRPGSVDRLTPPGLLGDIVVCPEIAALQAKEAGHSAMDEMLMLVTHGMLHLLGFDHAEPDEERVMFGLQREILVGFHGLERKQRS, encoded by the coding sequence GTGAGCATCGAGATCAACAACGAGACGACGGCGGACGTCGACGAGGCTAGGGTGCTTCGGCTCGCGACGTTCGCGCTCGATCATCTGCACGTGCATCCGGACGCCGACCTCGCGGTGCAGTTCGTCGACGTCGGCGCCATGGAGGAGCTCCACGTGCAGTGGATGGACGAGCCGGGTCCGACCGACGTGCTGAGCTTTCCCATGGACGAACTCCGCCCCGGCTCCGTCGATCGGCTGACGCCGCCCGGACTGCTCGGCGACATCGTCGTGTGCCCCGAGATCGCGGCGCTGCAGGCAAAGGAGGCCGGGCACTCGGCCATGGACGAGATGCTCATGCTCGTCACGCACGGCATGCTGCACCTCCTGGGCTTCGACCACGCCGAGCCCGACGAGGAACGCGTTATGTTCGGCCTGCAGCGCGAGATCCTCGTCGGTTTTCACGGCCTCGAACGGAAACAACGCTCGTGA
- a CDS encoding hemolysin family protein: MTIVLLVAAVVAMVAISGLLAASETAIGTLSRADVEELADESPRIEGQLRKIAAAPEAHVGALTFTRVVLESMAAVLVTLIFVDVFEQPWQAFLVAVLVMMIVSFLLTGASPRSVGRTRPAAILRMSARLARVLRVVMGPFAQLLVSVGDRVTPDRSSRAGSLRSEEHLLSMVDEAAELEVLEDEDRERIRSAFAFGDRIVREVMVARTDMTTADADLTTAQAVAMFLEAGISRAPVIGRDGDDVRGVLYFKDLVAAYLDDTKPPTTVEHLARPADFVPESLPADELLARMQRTSTHFAMVVDEYGGIAGLVTLEDLIEELVGEITDEYDHEDDVESTGPGEYRVPSQLTTEELGDLFALEIHDDDVDTVGGLIGKALGKVPERGDVAFVEGLRLEAERVGRRGRVTTVVVRRARDHESQPGDDGDEVGRDEIEAVLRRNARDDGSQPERGT; this comes from the coding sequence GTGACCATCGTGCTCCTGGTCGCGGCGGTCGTCGCGATGGTCGCCATCAGCGGTCTGCTCGCGGCGAGCGAGACCGCCATCGGGACCCTGTCGCGAGCCGACGTCGAAGAATTGGCCGACGAGAGCCCGAGAATCGAGGGGCAGCTGCGGAAGATCGCCGCTGCCCCGGAGGCCCACGTGGGCGCGCTGACCTTCACGCGCGTCGTCCTCGAATCGATGGCGGCCGTCCTCGTGACGCTCATCTTCGTCGACGTCTTCGAACAACCGTGGCAGGCGTTTCTCGTCGCGGTCCTGGTGATGATGATCGTCTCGTTCCTGCTGACCGGAGCCAGTCCGAGGTCGGTCGGTCGTACCCGTCCCGCGGCGATCCTCCGCATGAGCGCCCGCTTGGCCCGGGTTTTGCGCGTCGTCATGGGCCCGTTCGCGCAGCTGCTCGTGAGCGTCGGCGACCGTGTGACGCCCGATCGTTCGAGCAGAGCGGGCTCGCTGCGAAGCGAGGAGCACCTTTTGAGCATGGTCGACGAGGCGGCCGAGCTCGAGGTGCTGGAGGACGAGGACCGGGAACGGATCCGGTCGGCCTTCGCCTTCGGCGACCGGATTGTGCGCGAGGTGATGGTGGCGCGAACCGACATGACGACCGCCGACGCGGACCTCACGACCGCTCAGGCGGTCGCGATGTTCCTGGAAGCGGGGATCTCGCGCGCGCCCGTCATTGGGCGGGACGGCGACGACGTTCGCGGCGTGCTCTACTTCAAGGACCTCGTCGCCGCCTACCTCGACGACACGAAACCACCGACGACGGTCGAGCACCTCGCTCGTCCCGCGGACTTCGTTCCCGAATCCCTGCCCGCGGACGAACTTCTCGCTCGCATGCAGCGGACGTCGACGCACTTCGCGATGGTGGTCGACGAGTACGGCGGCATCGCGGGCCTCGTGACGCTGGAGGACCTCATCGAGGAACTGGTCGGGGAGATCACGGACGAGTACGACCACGAGGACGACGTCGAGTCAACGGGGCCGGGGGAGTACCGGGTGCCGTCGCAGCTCACGACCGAGGAGCTCGGCGACCTGTTCGCGCTCGAGATCCACGACGATGACGTCGACACGGTCGGCGGGCTCATCGGCAAGGCGCTCGGCAAGGTCCCGGAGCGCGGCGATGTTGCGTTCGTTGAAGGCCTGCGCCTCGAGGCCGAGCGAGTCGGCCGCCGGGGTCGCGTCACGACCGTGGTGGTGCGGCGGGCCAGGGACCATGAGTCACAGCCGGGCGACGATGGCGACGAGGTCGGGCGCGACGAGATCGAAGCGGTGCTTCGCCGAAACGCGCGCGACGATGGCTCACAACCGGAACGGGGTACGTGA
- the era gene encoding GTPase Era: protein MNDGADNSQNEAEGGDGVANPGHGAVDEYRAGFVTFVGRPNVGKSTLTNALVGEKIVITSPKPQTTRRAVRGIVHRPGGQLIIIDTPGMHRPRTLLGERLNDIVQQTLAEVDVVAFCVPADEPIGPGDRFIAAQLDEAPRAKQVALVTKAEAVPKERVGDQLLAVSELREWDLIVPVSALGDIQLDTLVRELIALMPVSPPLYPTDTLTEETFEQRAAELIREAALRDAREELPHSIAVTIDEVVLLDDGVTREVYASIVVERDSQKGIVIGRAAERLKGIRQRAQRELTAIAHAPVSLSLHVKVAKEWQRDPKQLGRLGF, encoded by the coding sequence ATGAACGATGGAGCCGACAATTCGCAAAACGAGGCGGAGGGTGGCGACGGCGTCGCGAACCCGGGTCACGGAGCCGTCGACGAGTACCGTGCGGGGTTCGTGACGTTCGTCGGGCGCCCGAACGTCGGCAAATCGACGCTCACCAACGCGCTGGTCGGCGAGAAGATCGTCATCACGTCGCCGAAACCGCAGACGACCAGACGGGCGGTTCGCGGGATCGTGCACCGTCCCGGCGGTCAGCTCATCATCATCGACACGCCGGGCATGCACCGGCCCCGAACCCTCCTCGGCGAGCGGCTGAACGACATCGTGCAGCAGACACTCGCCGAGGTCGACGTCGTGGCGTTCTGCGTGCCCGCGGACGAGCCGATCGGGCCCGGAGACCGCTTCATCGCGGCGCAGCTCGACGAAGCGCCTCGTGCGAAGCAGGTCGCGCTCGTGACGAAGGCCGAGGCGGTTCCGAAGGAACGGGTCGGCGATCAGCTCCTCGCCGTATCGGAGCTTCGCGAGTGGGATTTGATCGTGCCCGTCAGCGCTCTCGGCGACATCCAGCTCGACACGCTGGTGCGCGAGCTCATCGCGCTCATGCCCGTCTCACCGCCGCTCTACCCGACGGACACGCTGACAGAGGAGACGTTCGAGCAGCGCGCCGCCGAGCTCATTCGCGAGGCCGCCCTGCGCGATGCACGCGAAGAACTGCCGCACTCGATCGCCGTTACGATCGACGAAGTCGTCCTGCTGGACGATGGTGTGACGCGTGAGGTCTATGCGAGCATCGTCGTCGAGCGAGACAGCCAGAAAGGCATCGTGATCGGCCGGGCTGCCGAGCGGCTCAAGGGGATTCGGCAACGCGCACAGCGCGAGCTGACCGCGATCGCACACGCACCGGTCTCACTCTCGCTCCACGTCAAGGTGGCGAAGGAGTGGCAGCGTGATCCCAAGCAGCTCGGTCGCCTCGGCTTCTGA
- a CDS encoding sensor histidine kinase, which yields MIPSSSVASASERAPSSAPGPSRDARGSGAVRRRLLALTGTRDRDPSTVSETGFVGWWKRNTREMRWMHWTVDIAFALLIEVLIGWPYVMLASSRVYLEPLLFVPWVLYFAAIVLRRPTPGFALWLCVIAVLFKAVTGTEPHGQDLAIGIVLYSAAAYGSRRLRWFAIALCGLFPALLVVFISVRPMRSFFLSIYETVIQGGPILVIVVGAVLWTVFTFLLLMCWLAGTARRAQANAAEAAHRREVAELESLRSREQLFVEQERNRIARDMHDVVAHSLAVVVAQADGGRYAMRANPQAGEQSLATIAETAREALYEVRGLLGQLRHSQPEGPQRGFADLPAVLERMRAAGLRLEIEAKGEPRPLGKAADTAMFRLVQEACTNSLRHGDPRAPTVISVAWSDELHVRVTNVVNPVPPPPRPDSGHGLIGMRERIVTAGGRLETGRHGDHFVVSAVVPTAALATHGGPVDVPPRDDAGGRPAV from the coding sequence GTGATCCCAAGCAGCTCGGTCGCCTCGGCTTCTGAGCGCGCGCCCTCCTCCGCCCCGGGGCCGTCACGGGATGCGCGCGGCAGCGGTGCGGTGCGGCGCCGCCTGCTTGCGTTGACCGGCACTCGCGACCGTGACCCCTCGACGGTCTCGGAGACGGGGTTCGTCGGGTGGTGGAAGCGCAATACCCGCGAGATGCGGTGGATGCACTGGACGGTCGACATCGCCTTCGCTCTCCTCATCGAGGTGCTCATCGGGTGGCCGTACGTCATGCTCGCCTCGAGCCGCGTGTACCTCGAGCCCCTGCTGTTCGTGCCCTGGGTGCTGTATTTCGCGGCGATCGTGCTGCGCCGACCAACTCCCGGATTCGCCCTGTGGCTCTGCGTGATCGCCGTGCTCTTCAAGGCAGTGACCGGCACCGAGCCGCACGGCCAGGACCTCGCGATCGGCATCGTGCTGTACTCGGCCGCCGCGTACGGCTCACGGCGACTTCGCTGGTTCGCCATCGCGTTGTGCGGGCTGTTCCCGGCGCTCCTCGTCGTGTTCATATCGGTGCGGCCGATGCGCAGCTTCTTCCTCTCGATCTACGAGACCGTCATCCAGGGCGGGCCGATCCTCGTGATCGTCGTCGGGGCGGTGCTGTGGACGGTCTTCACCTTCCTGCTGCTCATGTGCTGGCTCGCAGGAACCGCGCGTCGCGCCCAGGCGAACGCGGCGGAGGCGGCGCATCGCCGCGAGGTTGCAGAGCTCGAGAGTCTGCGCAGCCGCGAGCAGCTGTTCGTCGAACAGGAGCGCAACCGTATTGCGCGCGACATGCACGACGTGGTCGCGCACTCGTTGGCGGTCGTCGTCGCGCAGGCCGACGGCGGCCGGTACGCCATGCGCGCGAACCCGCAGGCGGGCGAGCAATCGCTTGCGACGATCGCCGAGACCGCACGAGAGGCCCTGTACGAGGTCCGTGGCCTGCTGGGTCAGCTGCGCCACAGTCAGCCGGAGGGGCCGCAGCGCGGTTTCGCCGATCTGCCGGCTGTCCTCGAGCGCATGCGCGCCGCGGGGCTTCGACTCGAGATCGAGGCGAAGGGCGAGCCGCGTCCGCTCGGCAAGGCGGCCGACACCGCGATGTTCCGGCTCGTGCAAGAGGCATGCACGAACTCGCTCCGGCACGGGGATCCGCGCGCTCCAACGGTCATCAGCGTCGCGTGGAGCGATGAGCTGCACGTGCGCGTGACCAACGTCGTCAATCCCGTGCCGCCGCCGCCGCGACCCGACTCCGGGCACGGATTGATCGGGATGCGCGAGCGCATCGTCACGGCGGGCGGCAGGCTCGAGACGGGTCGGCACGGGGACCACTTCGTCGTGAGCGCGGTCGTGCCGACGGCGGCGCTCGCGACGCACGGCGGGCCGGTCGATGTGCCACCGCGCGACGACGCCGGGGGCAGACCGGCAGTGTAG
- a CDS encoding response regulator, which translates to MSNAQPGGAPIRVALVDDQPLFRGGIRMLVDSQPDMTFVGEASDGRQAIALAVQLKPDVILMDVRMPVLDGLEATREIVARGVESRILVLTTFDLDEAVAKAVAAGASGFVLKDADPEFLLAAIRTVRSGAEVFAAQATADLIRRFSQSPNRLGGEPEEFGTLTEREREMFFHAAKGLSNGEIAKQEYLSEATVKTHISRVLTKLDLRDRVQLVVYAYEHGLL; encoded by the coding sequence ATGTCGAACGCGCAGCCAGGGGGCGCGCCCATCAGGGTCGCGCTCGTCGATGACCAACCGTTGTTCCGCGGCGGCATTCGTATGCTCGTCGACAGCCAGCCCGACATGACGTTCGTGGGCGAGGCGAGTGACGGGCGGCAGGCCATCGCCCTCGCGGTGCAGCTGAAGCCGGACGTCATCCTCATGGACGTCCGGATGCCGGTGCTGGACGGCCTCGAGGCGACGCGCGAGATCGTCGCGCGCGGCGTCGAATCGAGGATCCTCGTGCTTACGACGTTCGACCTCGACGAGGCAGTCGCGAAGGCCGTCGCAGCGGGCGCAAGCGGGTTCGTGCTGAAAGACGCGGACCCGGAGTTCCTGCTCGCCGCGATCCGCACGGTGCGCTCGGGCGCCGAGGTGTTCGCCGCACAGGCGACGGCAGACCTTATTCGCCGATTCTCGCAGTCACCGAACCGACTCGGCGGCGAGCCCGAGGAGTTCGGCACCCTCACCGAGCGTGAGCGGGAAATGTTCTTCCACGCCGCGAAGGGCCTCTCGAACGGCGAGATCGCAAAGCAGGAGTACCTCAGCGAGGCGACGGTCAAGACGCACATCTCGCGAGTGCTCACGAAGCTCGACCTCCGGGATCGCGTGCAGCTCGTCGTGTACGCATACGAGCACGGCCTGCTCTGA
- a CDS encoding ATP-binding cassette domain-containing protein — translation MTVTTDGLGASTDTVAPDGAVVVRLDELVAAEAGPASFDLYAGEVTIIVSRPEDGGPALMRTVAGLRAPDAGRVTIAGRDLAVLDPEDARQARYELVGYVLRDIGLTPELTVAQNIAAPLGLVRDGRVHDGAGWLARLARSLGFEPDLQRPAGALDPGTQQRVAIARALATRPALVYADEPIARLGERDGRVVLALLRTIAHEFGIAMVICTSDPALVGSGERAIAVRDGRVVGDRRGASAEWLRRMLDGDELGVPDAGAASPDGNGSP, via the coding sequence ATGACGGTCACCACCGACGGGCTCGGCGCCTCCACCGACACGGTCGCCCCGGACGGCGCTGTCGTCGTGCGCCTCGACGAGCTCGTCGCAGCAGAGGCCGGTCCCGCGAGTTTCGACCTGTATGCGGGCGAGGTCACGATCATCGTGAGCCGCCCCGAGGATGGCGGCCCAGCGCTGATGCGCACGGTCGCAGGTCTTCGGGCCCCTGATGCGGGACGCGTCACCATCGCCGGCCGTGACCTCGCGGTGCTTGACCCGGAGGACGCACGGCAGGCCCGCTACGAGCTCGTTGGCTACGTGCTGCGCGACATCGGTCTGACGCCCGAGCTCACGGTCGCCCAGAACATCGCCGCGCCCCTCGGACTCGTGCGGGATGGCCGCGTGCACGACGGTGCCGGCTGGCTCGCGCGACTCGCCCGGAGCCTCGGCTTCGAGCCCGATCTCCAACGACCGGCGGGAGCGCTCGATCCGGGCACCCAGCAGCGCGTGGCGATCGCCCGGGCGCTCGCCACTCGTCCCGCCCTCGTGTATGCCGATGAGCCCATAGCCCGGCTGGGCGAGCGGGACGGCCGCGTCGTGCTCGCGCTGTTGCGGACGATCGCCCACGAGTTCGGCATCGCGATGGTCATCTGCACGAGTGACCCGGCTCTGGTCGGAAGCGGCGAACGGGCGATCGCCGTGCGCGACGGACGCGTCGTCGGGGACCGCCGCGGCGCTTCGGCGGAATGGCTTCGGCGGATGCTCGACGGCGACGAGCTCGGCGTGCCCGACGCGGGCGCAGCATCCCCGGATGGGAACGGCTCGCCGTAG
- the leuA gene encoding 2-isopropylmalate synthase, translating to MKNTQRPSSMPTHRYVPHHEQITVSLPDRTWPDKRIESAPRWCAVDLRDGNQALIDPMSPDRKRVMFELLVGMGYKEIEVGFPSASQTDFDFVRTLIEEGLIPDDVSIQVLVQCREHLIKRTFESIKGAKRAIVHFYNSTSALQRRVVFREERAGIIDIATTGAKLCKQYESIAAGTEVSYEYSPESFTGTELDFALEISEAVIEVIDPSPEHQMIINLPATVEMSTPNVYADQIEWMHRNFKRRDDIILSLHPHNDRGTGVAAAELGYMAGADRIEGCLFGNGERTGNVDLVALGINLFTQGVDPQIDFSDVDRVRRVVEYCNQMPVHERSPWGGDLVYTAFSGSHQDAIKKGFEAMAADAQGDGRSVDDMTWAVPYLPVDPRDLGRTYEAVIRVNSQSGKGGVAYLLKEHHKLDLPRRLQIEFSSVVQQKTDSEGGEVTAEQIWEVFTDEYLPAAHDERKWGRLELFSTRTQSELDGVVQLDARLRNDDEIIDVSGEGNGPIDAFMRLLAAHDFHVELLDYVEHTMSAGADAKAASYIELNVDGERLWGVGIDGDITTASLKAIVSAVNRSLRARAGAGVAVETAGVA from the coding sequence ATGAAGAACACCCAACGGCCATCGTCGATGCCGACCCATCGGTACGTTCCCCACCATGAGCAGATCACGGTCTCGCTGCCGGACCGCACGTGGCCGGACAAGCGCATCGAGTCCGCGCCCCGGTGGTGCGCCGTCGACCTCCGCGACGGCAACCAGGCGCTGATCGACCCCATGTCACCCGACCGCAAGCGGGTCATGTTCGAACTGCTGGTCGGCATGGGGTACAAGGAGATCGAGGTCGGGTTCCCGTCCGCGAGCCAGACCGACTTCGACTTCGTCCGGACGCTCATCGAGGAGGGTCTGATCCCCGATGACGTGAGCATCCAGGTGCTCGTGCAGTGCCGCGAGCATCTCATCAAGCGCACCTTCGAATCCATCAAGGGCGCGAAGCGCGCGATCGTGCACTTCTACAACTCCACGTCGGCGCTGCAGCGCCGCGTCGTGTTCCGCGAGGAACGGGCCGGCATCATCGATATCGCCACAACCGGCGCGAAGCTGTGCAAACAGTACGAGTCGATCGCAGCGGGCACCGAGGTTTCGTACGAGTACTCGCCCGAGAGCTTCACCGGCACAGAGCTCGACTTCGCTCTCGAGATCTCCGAGGCCGTGATCGAGGTGATCGATCCGTCCCCGGAGCACCAGATGATCATCAACCTGCCGGCGACGGTCGAGATGTCGACCCCGAACGTCTACGCCGACCAGATCGAGTGGATGCACCGCAACTTCAAACGGCGGGACGACATCATCCTCTCGCTTCACCCCCACAACGACCGCGGCACGGGCGTTGCGGCGGCCGAGCTCGGTTACATGGCGGGGGCAGACCGTATCGAAGGATGCCTCTTCGGGAACGGCGAGCGCACCGGCAATGTCGACCTGGTGGCGCTCGGCATCAACCTGTTCACACAGGGGGTCGACCCGCAGATCGACTTCTCCGACGTCGACCGGGTGCGCCGCGTCGTCGAGTACTGCAACCAGATGCCGGTACACGAACGCAGCCCGTGGGGCGGCGACCTCGTCTATACCGCCTTTTCGGGGTCGCACCAGGACGCGATCAAGAAGGGCTTCGAGGCCATGGCCGCCGACGCGCAGGGCGACGGCCGCAGCGTCGACGACATGACGTGGGCGGTTCCCTACCTGCCGGTGGACCCGCGCGATCTCGGTCGAACCTACGAAGCGGTCATCCGAGTGAACTCGCAGTCGGGCAAGGGCGGAGTGGCCTACCTGCTGAAGGAGCACCACAAGCTCGACCTCCCGAGGCGCCTGCAGATCGAGTTCTCGAGCGTCGTCCAGCAGAAGACCGACAGCGAGGGCGGCGAGGTGACGGCCGAGCAGATCTGGGAGGTCTTCACGGACGAGTACCTGCCCGCCGCGCACGACGAGCGCAAGTGGGGCCGCCTGGAGCTCTTCTCGACGCGCACGCAATCCGAGCTCGACGGGGTCGTTCAACTCGACGCTCGCCTGCGCAACGACGACGAGATCATTGACGTGAGCGGCGAGGGCAACGGCCCGATCGACGCGTTCATGCGCCTGCTCGCGGCTCACGACTTCCACGTCGAACTGCTGGACTACGTCGAGCACACCATGTCCGCCGGCGCTGACGCGAAAGCGGCGTCGTACATCGAGCTGAACGTCGACGGCGAGCGCCTCTGGGGCGTCGGGATCGATGGCGACATCACGACCGCATCGCTCAAGGCGATCGTCTCTGCCGTGAACCGGTCCCTGCGCGCTCGTGCGGGTGCCGGCGTCGCGGTCGAGACCGCAGGGGTCGCCTGA
- a CDS encoding YciI family protein: MKYLVLLIGDGDEPDWATMTEAEQAAAMQRFADFDAVCAERDGVSILGGEALEGADATTVLRTRDGQRSVTEGPYAEAIEGLGGFYLIEAPDHDVLIELLGVLPAYDMQVMPVSVLG; the protein is encoded by the coding sequence ATGAAATATTTGGTGCTGCTCATTGGTGACGGTGACGAGCCGGACTGGGCGACGATGACGGAGGCGGAGCAGGCTGCCGCGATGCAGAGGTTCGCCGACTTCGACGCCGTGTGCGCCGAACGCGACGGCGTGTCGATCCTCGGGGGCGAGGCGCTCGAAGGAGCCGACGCGACGACGGTGCTGCGCACCCGCGACGGTCAGCGGTCCGTGACGGAGGGGCCCTACGCGGAGGCGATCGAGGGCCTCGGCGGGTTCTATCTGATCGAGGCGCCCGATCACGACGTGCTCATCGAGCTGCTGGGCGTGCTGCCGGCGTACGACATGCAGGTCATGCCCGTTTCCGTGCTCGGGTGA
- a CDS encoding RNA polymerase sigma factor encodes MTSESRTGSAAAPSSAHAAEAALARAMREDWGRILAHLIRASGRADLAEDALAQAFSEATAQWRRALPERPSAWLATVARRRLLDAIRADRTRLRKAHLVAAPATMPGPGPAETALLSEASPPGSERDERVALLFLATHPALDVDVRAALALRFVLGVETWRIARLFLVPTTTMAARLTRAKRRIVRAGIPLAAPARAMWRERVDDVARSILLAFTAGYAPGDESTVRADVAGDAVRLALVAHEALPEEPALQALAALVTIQHSRRDARTGPEGEPIVLADQDRTRWHRDEIALGLRLLEGLPSESGAAAWPGTAASRRDESAYAEELGLQAVIAAVHARARRAGDTDWRAIAVAYARLESLTGSPVVRLNRAVALAEVHGPMAGLAVLRAAGDALPGHHRVELVRAELLRRDGRVDDARVAYRLAIEACPPGAERRHLEGRLHQLGEEPGAFRGGPRAGCSGGEG; translated from the coding sequence ATGACCTCGGAGTCCCGAACCGGTTCGGCGGCGGCGCCCTCATCGGCGCACGCCGCCGAAGCCGCGCTGGCCCGCGCCATGCGCGAGGACTGGGGCCGGATTCTCGCACACCTCATCCGGGCATCGGGTCGCGCAGACCTCGCTGAAGATGCGTTGGCCCAGGCGTTCAGCGAAGCGACCGCGCAATGGCGACGTGCGCTGCCCGAGCGTCCCTCGGCGTGGCTCGCCACGGTCGCGCGGCGGCGGCTGCTCGACGCGATCCGCGCCGACCGGACGCGGCTGCGAAAAGCCCACTTGGTCGCTGCGCCAGCGACGATGCCGGGCCCCGGGCCCGCCGAGACGGCGCTCCTGTCGGAGGCCTCCCCGCCGGGGAGCGAGCGCGACGAGCGCGTCGCGCTGTTGTTCCTCGCGACGCATCCCGCACTCGACGTGGACGTGCGCGCGGCGCTCGCCCTGCGTTTCGTGCTCGGCGTCGAGACATGGCGCATCGCGCGGCTGTTCCTCGTGCCCACGACCACGATGGCGGCACGGCTGACTCGCGCGAAACGTCGAATCGTGCGCGCGGGCATCCCGCTCGCCGCGCCCGCTCGCGCGATGTGGCGCGAACGCGTCGATGACGTGGCGAGGTCGATCCTGCTGGCGTTCACCGCCGGCTACGCGCCCGGTGACGAGTCGACTGTGCGGGCCGACGTGGCGGGCGACGCGGTGAGGCTCGCGCTCGTTGCGCACGAAGCGTTGCCCGAGGAGCCCGCGCTGCAAGCCCTCGCCGCGCTCGTGACCATCCAGCACAGCCGGCGCGACGCCCGCACAGGGCCGGAAGGGGAGCCGATCGTGCTGGCGGACCAGGACCGGACGCGCTGGCACCGAGACGAGATCGCCCTCGGGCTCCGGCTCCTCGAGGGACTCCCATCCGAGAGCGGAGCTGCCGCCTGGCCCGGCACCGCCGCCAGTCGCCGCGACGAATCCGCCTACGCCGAGGAGCTCGGCCTGCAGGCGGTGATCGCGGCGGTGCACGCTCGGGCCCGGCGAGCGGGCGACACCGACTGGCGCGCCATCGCGGTGGCCTACGCGCGGCTCGAGTCGCTTACCGGATCGCCCGTCGTCCGGCTCAACCGGGCCGTAGCGCTGGCGGAGGTCCACGGTCCCATGGCGGGACTCGCGGTGCTCCGTGCGGCGGGTGATGCGCTTCCGGGGCACCACCGGGTCGAGCTCGTCCGAGCCGAACTCCTGCGGCGTGACGGGCGAGTCGACGACGCGCGCGTGGCTTACCGGCTCGCGATCGAAGCGTGTCCGCCGGGCGCGGAACGACGCCATCTCGAGGGGCGGTTGCATCAGCTCGGTGAGGAGCCGGGCGCGTTCCGTGGGGGACCGCGCGCCGGATGCAGTGGCGGCGAAGGGTGA
- the recO gene encoding DNA repair protein RecO — MPTYREEAVVLRTQRLGEADRIVTLLGRERGVVRAVAKGVRRTSSKFGARLEPFMVVDLQLFEGRQREGRSLDTVTQAVTISPYGADIAADWDAYAAASSMVEAAERLADAADSTHAAEQQYVLLAGSLRVLSRGERRSDGVRDAYLLRALSLAGWRPNFAACARCGTAGGFERVSLAAGGAVCDACAREAGPTIAVSVDAMRVLWALLAGNWGVVEAAGSADRDRASTVVAAYAQFHLERGLRSLHVTDAERRSTLHEPMRSDEV; from the coding sequence ATGCCGACCTACCGCGAGGAGGCCGTCGTCTTGCGCACGCAGCGCCTGGGCGAGGCCGATCGCATCGTGACCCTGCTCGGGCGCGAGCGCGGGGTCGTTCGTGCCGTCGCGAAGGGCGTGCGGCGCACGAGCTCCAAGTTCGGGGCCAGGCTCGAGCCGTTCATGGTCGTCGACCTGCAGCTCTTCGAAGGGCGACAACGGGAGGGGCGGAGTCTCGATACGGTCACGCAGGCGGTGACCATCAGCCCCTACGGCGCCGACATCGCGGCCGACTGGGATGCATACGCCGCGGCATCGTCCATGGTCGAGGCGGCCGAACGCCTCGCCGATGCGGCGGACTCGACGCACGCGGCAGAACAGCAGTACGTGCTGCTCGCCGGCTCGCTGCGCGTGCTCTCCAGGGGTGAGCGCCGATCCGACGGCGTCCGCGACGCCTATCTGCTGCGTGCGCTCTCGCTCGCCGGATGGCGGCCGAATTTCGCCGCCTGCGCCCGATGCGGCACCGCCGGCGGCTTCGAGCGCGTCTCGCTTGCCGCAGGGGGCGCCGTGTGTGACGCCTGCGCGCGGGAGGCGGGGCCGACGATCGCCGTGTCGGTTGACGCCATGCGCGTGCTGTGGGCGTTGCTCGCCGGCAACTGGGGCGTCGTCGAGGCCGCCGGCTCAGCGGATCGCGACCGGGCGTCGACCGTCGTGGCCGCCTACGCGCAGTTTCATTTGGAGCGGGGCCTGCGCTCGCTTCACGTGACCGACGCCGAGCGTCGCTCGACGCTTCACGAACCGATGCGGTCCGACGAGGTGTGA
- a CDS encoding TetR/AcrR family transcriptional regulator, translated as MAERTTRATPSARSPGHIAESVWAVIAERGVAGVSMRSVAAQARVSTGLVQHYFSTRENLLHASMDLMVARAATQYRRVESPREALEHALSHAVPASDAARRGAAVWHAFLALSTTDARAADILARAKTNQEREVAGLLAELSGRPDSVLGARCLIALADGLAARALIADLDPAECLELIRDAIAAQLR; from the coding sequence ATGGCAGAGCGAACGACCCGCGCGACACCGTCAGCGCGGAGCCCCGGACATATCGCGGAATCCGTCTGGGCGGTGATCGCCGAACGCGGCGTTGCCGGCGTGTCAATGCGGTCCGTTGCGGCGCAGGCCAGGGTCTCGACGGGCCTGGTACAGCACTATTTCTCGACCCGCGAGAACCTGTTGCACGCCAGCATGGATTTGATGGTTGCTCGTGCCGCAACCCAATATCGGCGGGTGGAGTCGCCCCGCGAAGCGCTGGAGCACGCACTCTCGCACGCGGTCCCCGCCTCCGATGCCGCCCGCCGCGGCGCTGCCGTATGGCACGCGTTTCTCGCCCTCAGCACCACGGATGCCCGAGCGGCCGACATCCTCGCCCGCGCCAAGACGAATCAGGAACGCGAGGTCGCTGGCCTCCTCGCCGAGCTGAGCGGACGACCGGACTCCGTTCTCGGCGCCCGCTGCCTCATCGCTCTCGCGGATGGTCTCGCCGCTCGTGCGTTGATCGCCGATCTGGATCCGGCCGAGTGCCTCGAGCTCATTCGCGATGCGATCGCCGCACAGCTGCGTTGA